A segment of the Staphylococcus ratti genome:
AATGTTGGTACACAGTTTTCAATTAAATTACCTAAATCGCACAATGACGACGGATAAGTCAAAGTATTTTAACTTCACATGGCATAGTTACGATATGCTAGCGATTACAGAAATTTTAGTCGTAAAAACTATGAAAATGTATGAAAGTGGGCGCGTCATAATCCGTTCTCTACTACATGTATTTATACTTGTCCCAATTCACACTTGATTGTTGTATACTAATCTATGCAATTATTTACCAAATCTATTTCATTCGTCTAGTTTAAAAGGTTTAAGTTATCAAACTGATTTATGATTACAATTCAAATATTCATCACTAAGAAATTGAGTTCATTTGTAAATATAAATCAAAACGACTATCCTACCTTCATATTAGATGGATATGTAAGGAGGTCATGTTATGAAACAACGTCACACGCGACGTATGATTCTTATAAGCATGTTAAGTGCCATCTCAGTGATATTAATGTTTTTAAAATTTCCATTGCCATTTTTACCACCATATTTAACTGTAGATTTTAGCGATGTGCCCGCACTTATAGCTACGTTTAGTTTCGGTCCTATTGCGGGACTTATGGTTGAAATAATAAAAAACTTATTGAACTTTTTCTTTAATATGAGTGATCCAGTAGGGCCGGTAGCTAACTTTTTAGCAGGCAGTAGCTTTTTATTAGCAAGTTATTATATTTACCGTAAAAGTCGCACACACCATATGCTCATCTTAGGACTGATTATCGCGACGCTAGTCATGACAATAGTATTAAGTACTATGAACTACTTTGTACTTTTACCACTTTATGGCATGATTATGAACTTGTCTGATATTACAAATAACTTAAAAGTAATCATTACCGCTGGCATCATTCCTTTTAATATTATTAAAGGTGTACTCATTTCAATTATATTTTTATTGCTTTATCCACGCCTTTCAAAAGCGTTAAAATAATCGCTACAGTGGAATTCGTTAAACAAAAACACTCGGCTTGCCCAAAGGGTTTGCCGAGTGTTTTTTACACATCTATGTCATATCAAGTAAAATGATATTAATTATTCGAACTTAAGCGCATCGCCATCAAAAGATTCTTCCTCCACTTTTATTGAATCTGTTGGGCAACCTTCAAAAGCATCTTCAAGATCCTCATAGAGTTCTTCCGGTACAGCTGCTGTACCTTGGTTGTCATCTAAAATGACATATGCGATACCTTCATCATCGTAATCATAAATGTCAGGCGCTGCTGCACCACATGCACCACATGCGATACAAGTATCCATATCCACGATTGTGTATTTAGCCAATTTTTTCGCCTCCCTTTTCAAAGTACCACACTCACATTATAATTTTATTGTAGATGGGTATAAATTAAATTTCAATATTTTCGTTTAAAGAATGAGGTCATCATTATGAAAACATTAGTCCAATATGCTTACCATCAAGCCTCACCATACAAAACAGACAAAAGCATATACAATATTATCATAGGTAAAAAATCACATCAAACGTTTTTTGATGCGGTTACATTAAATTTATTCACTTTATTTGGCATAAAAAAAGACTTAACTTGGGAGACGTTTACTACGTACATCAAAGAAATGCCACACTCCATAGATATTCCTACATCAAATAAAGCGAATTATCACATATTAGTTCAAACGTTTGAAAATCTTCAACTACTCATACAAACCCTTTCATATTTAAAGCATGAAATTAAAACATTTATGCCTACGACGTCGCATGTAGACGTACATCAGAATGTCAAAAAACTCTACCATCAAATTAAAAAAGCGCATAAAGAAGATGCTACTGTTAAAGAAATATATGTTCTTTTTGAATGCTTAAACACAAGTGGAACAACTTCTGTCATTCATTATTTTTTAACGGGGTATGATGAAGTTATGTATACACCTCACCAAGTTTCGCTTATCGAAAAAATAAATCCTGATGAACTGTCACTTTTAATCTATCATGACTTATATACGATATATACATTACTTGAAGATACGACGTGTTTCCCAATCCTCTCACAATGTCGCGCAAACCTTGAAGTTTCTAGCGCGGTTTATCGAACATATTTAAATATTAAAGAAGGCCAATCCATTGAAGCTGTTTCAAAAATAAATCGCATTTCAATCAATACGGTGTATGATCATATAGTGGATTTGTTTATTAATAACTATTTTACGGATTTACATCAATTTATTAAGCAGTCTGAGGATTTGAATCGGTTTGTAACATTTTATCATGCTCAACCGAATCAACGCTTAAAATTTTATAAAACGTCTTTTAATATGTTTAGTTATTTTGAAATCAAATTAATTATTATTTGTATTGCTAAAGGAGTACTCTAACATGCTTAAACAGGCTCTGAAAACACACTTTGGCTTCGATACTTTTAAAAGTGGCCAAGAAGAAATTATCACGAATATTCTTAATGGTCAAAATACATTAGGCATTTTGCCAACTGGAAGCGGTAAAAGCTTATGTTTTCAACTTCCCACCTATATTAAACAACTACCTACGTTAATTATTTCACCGCTCATTTCGTTAATGGATGACCAAGTGATGCAAATGAAAATGAATGGAGAACGGCATGTTGTGGCTATCCATTCAGGTATGGAAGAACAAGAAAGACGGCGCGCATTTCATCATTTGCGTCATGCACGCTTTGTTTTTGTAAGTCCTGAACTTATATTACAACCACATCATTTTAAGCATTTCAAAAATATTGCTTTTGGACTTATCGTTCTTGATGAAGCACACTGTTTATCTGAATGGGGGTTCGATTTTAGACCACACTATGCACTCATTGGCACCGTGATTCATCATTTCAATGAAGCTACAATTTTAGCACTAACGGCAACCGCTACACCACAATTACATCAAGATATCGAAACAGTCATTTCCAAACCGTTCTCAGTCTTTCAGTCAGCAGTCAATCGCTCTAATATTGCTTTAAGCGTAAAATTTATGGCGCAGTTTGAAGACAAAATCGATTGGCTTCTCAATTTTCTTGAAGAAAGTGGCCCAACTATTGTTTATGTTTCTTCTAAAAAAGTGGGTTTAATGCTTGCAGAGCGCATTTATGAAGCAGGGTACCTCACTGGGTTGTATCACGGGGATTTGTCCTATCAAGAGCGCCAAACAGTACAACACCAATTTCTAAATGATGACATCAAAATTATCGTCGCCACTAGCGCTTTTGGCATGGGAATTAACAAACCAAATATTAGATCCATTGTACATTTTCACGCGCCTTATAGCCCTTCAAATTATATCCAAGAAATCGGGAGAGCTGGACGTGATGGTAAAGAGAGCCAAGCCATCTTACTTTATCACGTTGACGACCAGTTTTTAATGGAAAATTTAATGAAGAGCAATGAAATAGACGTCACTGATCTTCATCTCTATTCACAAGCCGAACTCATTGATGAAGTAAAAAAGGAAATGCTAGACACACTTACTCAAAGTTTTTCTTTAGAAACTCTTAAAACCATTTTCGTAAAACAAGCACATCTAAAAATGCATGCTTATCGCTATATGATGCACTTCATCATGACCCAGCAATGCAGACGTTCTGCCATTTTAAAATATTTCGATACTTATGAAACCCAATATCACCATTGTTGTGATTTTTGCGACAACATTCAATCTATTAAAGAAAAAAATAGCAAAAAAGTAAAAAGACAATTAAATTATGTAGAAAAGTTAGAAAGTTTACTAGAATAGCGTCAATTCGCTTTACATTCGAATTTTGATATCGCTATAATTAATATACACACCAGTATTAAAAGCTTATTCGTTCATGCAAAGTTTTATCGTTAATGTTAAAAAGAATGTTTTAGATGACCAAAGATAAGCTATATATACTATAAATAATAGAAAGGGTGAAAATTTTGTCAAAAGATAACTTTAAAGATGATTTCGAACGTAATCGCCAAGAGATTAAACCGAATCATAAAGAACAATCAAATCATCATGAAGAGGCAGAACCATCATCATTTAAGACTAATGATGAAAAACAGCACTTCCCACCAAGAAACGCGTCTCGCCGACATCGTAAACGTGATATAGGGACAAGCTCTGAAAAAACTGGGCATAATGACGATAACGACCAACAACAAGAACACCAAAAGAGCAAACGTCCAGGCCTGTTGGGAGGTATTGTAAATAAAAATCAAGAGTCGCAACAACCACCAACTACAGAACGTGGCGAAAAAATTAGAGACTATGCTAAAGAAGCGCATCATACCTCTAATAAAAATAATGACCAACACGAGAATAGAAACGATGGAAAACCAGAACATCACGGCGGTCGTCATCGTGAACAAATTCATACTGATAAAGAAAATTATCAGTATGACGATAAACCAGAGCGTATAGGAGCTACAAACACTGATGCCAAACATCATCACGACACGAATCAAAAACATGATTCCAACACGCCAAAAAATACACGTGAAAACGCACAACAACATCGTCGTGATGCAAAATACGACAATGCACAACAAGGTGGAAAAGACAAAAAAGCCGCTGCTGGCGTTGGGGCTGCAGGTGTTGCAGGTGCCGCTGCCAAACATCATCATGATAAAAAACAACACAACGATCACGATGTGAACCAAAAACGTGATTCTAAAACCTCACAAGATAAACGCGATCATGTGCAACAACAGCCTCACAATAAGAAACCTGACAATGCACAACGTGATGGAAATGGTAAAAAAGTTGCAGCTGGCGTCGGAGCTGCAGGTGTTGCAGGTGCCGCCGCTAAGCATCATCATGATAAAAAACAACACAATAACCACGACGTGCAACGTGACAACAGACAACACGACGGAAAAGGTAAAAAAGCTGCTGCTGGCGTCGGAGCTGTAGGTGCTACTGGAGCCGCTGCTAAACATCATACAAATGCCACAGATACACATCACGAGCACCATGATAAAGACCCAAAAAACAAGCGTGGTTTAAAACGCTTATTACCGCTTATTGCTGCGTTATTATTGTTAGGTGCTTTGGCTATCTTCGGAGGTATGTACTTATTCAACCAACATAGCGATGACAGCCACGATAAAAACCAAAATACAGAGCTTGCGAAAAAAGATGATTCAAAAGGTAAAGCATCCAATGATAGTGAAAAAGCAGAAAAAGATGCTGAAAAAGATAAAGACGCAAACAAAGAAAAGTCTACAGAAGAAAATAAAACATCAGAAGACACCAACACTACAAATGATCAAAATGAAAATGCAAATGATCAAAACCATTCAAATCATGCACAAAGTGGTTTAAATCAACAACAAGGTCAAACTCAGCAAAACCCGCAAAACCAACAAAATAATGGCGGACACACTCATACGGTTTCAGGTAACGAAAACTTATACCGAATTGCTATACGTTATTATGGAAATGGTTCTCCAGAAAATGTTGAAAAAATTAGAAGAGCCAATGGTATTTCTGGTAATAACATTAATAACGGTCAAAACTTGATCATTCCGTAATCGAATGAATCGTTATTCATTATGCGAGGGACTAGGGCGTAAATGTTCTAGTCCTTTATTACGTTAATTCAAAATAACCAAAAACAAATCATCTTTTACCATTTTTCTCCTGACCATTACTATTTATAAATCAGTTAATAAAAGAGAATAAGTGGCAACTTTTTTAATGTCGAACTTTTTCATTTAGATATTATAACGATATTGCTATAATAAAGCGTGGATTAAATTGTTCGAAGTATCGATAAGTTAGGAGGTAGACTCTTTTGTAATATGATTGAAAAATCATTAAAAGGAGTCGCAGAGTATGATAAAAGTTGAAAGTATCATCGTAGGAGGCGGCCCATGTGGATTGAGCGCTGCAATAGAACAAAAGAAAAAGGGCATTGAAACATTAATCATAGAAAAAGGTAATGTTGTCAATGCAATCTATCATTATCCAACACATCAAACATTCTTTTCTTCAAGCGATAAATTAAGTATTGGAGATGTACCTTTTACCGTTGAAGAATTAAAACCTCGTAGAAATCAAGCACTCGTGTATTATCGAGAAGTCGTTAAACATCATCAGCTTAATATTAATGCATTTGAAGAAGTCCTTACCGTTCGTAAAATTGATAATCACTTTACGATTACGACGACTAAAAACGTCTATCAATGTCGTTTTTTAACGATAGCAACCGGTTATTATGGTCAGCATAATACGTTAGAAGTCGAAGGAGCGACATTGCCTAAAGTCATGCATTATTTTAAAGAAGCACATCCATATTTCGATCAAGATGTCGTTATTATAGGCGGGAAAAATTCAGCTGTTGATGCAGCGATTGAATTGGAAAAAGCTGGTGCACGTGTCACGGTGATTTATAGAGGTGCCGATTATTCTCCATCTATAAAACCATGGATTCTGCCTAACTTCGATTCACTAGTACGTCGTGATAATATTAAAATGCATTTTAACAGCAACGTTACTAAAATTACTGAAGATACTGTCACTTTCGAAACAAATGGTAACGAAACAACGATACAAAATGATTACGTGTTTGCAATGATAGGCTATCACCCTGATTATGAGTTTTTAAATTCAATTGGAATTGAAACATGTACAAACGAATATGGTACAGCACCGATTTATAATAAAGATACGTACGAGACAAATGTCCCTAATTGTTACATTGCTGGGGTTATTGCAGCAGGTAATGATGCAAATACTATTTTCATCGAGAACGGAAAGTACCATGCCAATTACATCGCACATGATATTTTAGCTAAAAAACAAGCACCACTAGAATCTTAAACAAAAAAAGCAACACATCCGAAATCATGGATGCGTTGCTTTTTTACTGGTTAAAGTAAGTTCTCATATTTTCTTGACTTAATTGATTGCTTAAAGCAACTAATAATTTTAATCTTGCCTTTGGCCCATTTAAGCCATTTGAAAAAATAACACCTTTATTTTGTAGTTGATGGCCGCCGCCTTCATATGCGTATACAGCACTCACGATACCATTAAATGAGCGAGAGACGAGTACGATGGGGATCTGTTTGTCTAAACAATGATTTAATCCTGCCATTGCAGTTGGAGGCAGATTACCTTGCCCTAAAGCTTCAATAACGATTCCCTCAACATTTTGATTTGCGTAATACACCAACATCTCACTTCCCATTCCCATATGCGCTTTAATAAGGGGCACGTTTAGCGTGTTATCAATATTGGAAAAGACGTTTTGGCGATACGGTTTATGGTGAAAGAGGATGCCAGACTTTGTAATCACACCTAATGGACCATGATTAGGACTTTGAAAAGTATTCGTATTGGAAGTATGCGTTTTCGTTACATTTCGAGCAGTATGAATTTCATCATTAAACACGACCATAACACCTTTGTCATGAGCGTCATCATGTATTGCGACTCGAATGGCAGAAATAAAATTATATAAGCCATCAGAACCTATTTCATTAGAAGAACGCATCGCGCCTGTAAGTATAACAGGTTTTCGTGTCTTAATCGTTAAATCCAATAAGTATGCCGTTTCTTCCAACGTATCGGTGCCATGCGTAATAATAAAGCCATCGTATTGCGCTGTTTCAGCTTTTTCCTCAATAATAGACTTCAATTGTTTCACATGAGCCAAAGTGATATGCGGAGAAGGCAAATTAAAAGGCATAACTTCTTCTACTATCGCATACTTTTCAATTAAATTATGATGTTGCGCAATGGGATTTTCGTCATTAGTTAAGACACGATTCGATTCATCTTCAGACATACTTATCGTCCCGCCAGTATGTATTACTAACAAAGTTTTCATAGTTTTCCTCCTCGATAAAACATACGTTATTATGATAAAATATTATTAACTAAACAACAAGGAAGGTATTCAATGACTGCTATTAATATTGCATTAGATGGACCCGCAGCTGCTGGAAAAAGCACGATTGCTAAACGTGTTGCTGCAAAATTAAGTATGATTTATGTAGATACAGGCGCAATGTATCGTGCGATTACGTATCATTATCTACAAAATAAATCAAGTTTTACAGATTTCAAAACACTCATTTCTAACATTCAACTTGAGTTAAAATATGATGAAGAAAAAGGTCAACGTGTGTGGCTTCAAAATGAAGACATCACAGAACAATTGAGAGAAAACGATGTTACAGAAAACGTTTCTTATGTTGCATCAATCGAAGAAGTACGGACATTTTTAGTGGATTATCAACAAAAATTAGCAAAAGAAAAAGGCATTGTTATGGATGGACGTGACATCGGCACAACTGTTTTACCTAATGCTGAATTAAAAGTTTATATGATTGCTTCTGTAGAAGAGCGTGCAATGCGTCGATTAAAAGACAATGAACAACGCGGTATTGCATCCACATATGAACAACTCAAAAAAGATATCGCTGACCGAGATGCTTACGATATGAATCGAGCAATTTCACCACTAAAAAAAGCAGAGGATGCTATCGAAATTGATACGACTGGATTAACAATTGAAGAAGTGACAAATCAAATCATTTCATTAGCAAATGAAGCTATTCAAAATGCATAGTAGCCCATACGCTCTAAAGTGATGTATTACCATTCCTCTAAAAACGAGGGGTGGTAATACAACTTTCTATTGAGCACTCTAAAATTTTTCAAAATAAAATTATATGACCTGTTAAGCGTTAAAACATCTATCTAAATTAGGGCATATCCTAATTTTTATAAAAATTTATCCAATTAGGTGTATTAAAACGCTTAATTTTGACTCATTTAAATTTCTTGACAATTTTACACTTTTATAAGATGTTAGTAATATGTAGTAGTATAAGGAGGCATTCATGATGACTGAAGAATTCAATGAATCAATGATTAATGACATTAAAGAAGGCGATAAGGTAACAGGAGAAGTACAACAAATCGAAGACAAACATGTTGTTGTACACGTTAATGGGGGTAAATTTAATGGTATCATCCCGATAAGCCAGTTATCTACACATCATATTGATAATGCAGATGAAGTTGTAAAAGTCGGAGATGAAATTGGTGCGTATGTAACTAAAATCGAAATCGATGAAGAAAATGAATCAGGTAGTTACATACTATCAAAAAGACAATTAGAAGAAGAGAAATCTTATGAATTTCTGCAAGAAAAACTAGACAATAACGAAACCATTGAAGCGAAAGTAACTGAAGTGGTTAAAGGTGGTTTAGTCGTTGACGTTGGGCAAAGAGGTTTCATTCCGGCATCGCTTATTTCTACTGATTTCATTGAAGATTTCTCAGATTATGAAGGAAAAGTTCTTGAACTTAAAGTTGAAGAACTTGATCCATCAAATAATCGTGTCATCCTAAGCCGTAAAGCAGTAGAAGCAGAAGAAAACGCAAAGAAAAAAGAAGAACTGTTAAAGTCTATTAAAGCTGGCGACGTAATCGAAGGAAAAGTTGCACGTTTAACTAATTTTGGTGCATTTATTGATCTTGGTGGCGTAGATGGTTTAGTACACGTATCTGAGTTATCTCATGAACATGTGAAATCACCTGAAGAAGTGGTGACGATTGGTGAAACGGTTAAAGTAAAAGTCCGTTCAGTAGAGCAAGATTCAGAACGTATCTCTTTATCCATTAAAGAGACATTGCCTAGCCCTTTCGAATCAATTCAAGAAAAATATAACGAAGGCGACATCGTTGATGGTAAAGTCATGCGCTTAGCAAGTTTTGGTGCGTTCATCGAAATTGACAAAGGCTTACAAGGTCTTGTGCACATTTCTGAAATTAGTCACAAACATATCGGTACACCGAACGAAGTACTAGAACCAGGTCAAGATGTTAAAGTTAAAATTTTAGGTATTAATCCTGAAGAGGAACGCATCTCTTTATCTATTAAAGCTGCGCAACCAGAAGAAGAAACAAATGAAGCTTCTGAGGAAACAACGCAAAGTTACACACAAGCAGCTGAGGATGAAAATGAAAACAATCCGACACTTGGTGACGTTTTTGGAGATAAATTAAAAGATTTAAACCTATAATTTGAAGATATTATATTGGAATGCGTATCTCTGGGTTTTATGTACAAAACACTCGAGTGCATTTCGTATTCGAATATATCGTTTTCATTAAGATTTACATCTTATTAAGAGGCAAGGATATGCGAATGTCCTTGCCTCTACTTTTATTTTTCAAAGCTTTTCTCTCCGTGCTATAATTGAATGTAATTCATATTGGTAGAGAAGGCACACATTTTAGCTACTATAAGTTCATGAAAACCTCATGAAATAAAACACATCAAACGTATATGCTAAAACAATATGCTGACACCTTTTATTTTCTTTTACATGTCCTTTTGAAAACATGACCCATATGCTAAAATAATAAAGATATTTAAAGAGAGGAAGAACAATCATGACGAAACCAATTGTAGCGATTGTTGGACGGCCAAATGTCGGAAAGTCAACAATTTTTAATCGCATCGTCGGTGAACGCGTCTCTATTGTAGAAGATACACCAGGCGTTACACGCGACAGAATTTATTCAAGTGGTGATTGGCTCACACATGAATTCAATATCATCGACACAGGCGGTGTGGAAATAGGGGATGCACCGTTTCAGACACAAATAAGAGCTCAAGCAGAATTAGCAATCGAAGAAGCTGATGTCATCATTTTTATGGTCAATGTTCGCGAAGGGCTCACTCAAAGTGACGAAATGGTAGCACAAATGCTTTATAAATCTAAAAAACCTGTT
Coding sequences within it:
- a CDS encoding ECF transporter S component, translated to MKQRHTRRMILISMLSAISVILMFLKFPLPFLPPYLTVDFSDVPALIATFSFGPIAGLMVEIIKNLLNFFFNMSDPVGPVANFLAGSSFLLASYYIYRKSRTHHMLILGLIIATLVMTIVLSTMNYFVLLPLYGMIMNLSDITNNLKVIITAGIIPFNIIKGVLISIIFLLLYPRLSKALK
- a CDS encoding ferredoxin, which codes for MAKYTIVDMDTCIACGACGAAAPDIYDYDDEGIAYVILDDNQGTAAVPEELYEDLEDAFEGCPTDSIKVEEESFDGDALKFE
- a CDS encoding helix-turn-helix domain-containing protein; this encodes MKTLVQYAYHQASPYKTDKSIYNIIIGKKSHQTFFDAVTLNLFTLFGIKKDLTWETFTTYIKEMPHSIDIPTSNKANYHILVQTFENLQLLIQTLSYLKHEIKTFMPTTSHVDVHQNVKKLYHQIKKAHKEDATVKEIYVLFECLNTSGTTSVIHYFLTGYDEVMYTPHQVSLIEKINPDELSLLIYHDLYTIYTLLEDTTCFPILSQCRANLEVSSAVYRTYLNIKEGQSIEAVSKINRISINTVYDHIVDLFINNYFTDLHQFIKQSEDLNRFVTFYHAQPNQRLKFYKTSFNMFSYFEIKLIIICIAKGVL
- a CDS encoding RecQ family ATP-dependent DNA helicase, with translation MLKQALKTHFGFDTFKSGQEEIITNILNGQNTLGILPTGSGKSLCFQLPTYIKQLPTLIISPLISLMDDQVMQMKMNGERHVVAIHSGMEEQERRRAFHHLRHARFVFVSPELILQPHHFKHFKNIAFGLIVLDEAHCLSEWGFDFRPHYALIGTVIHHFNEATILALTATATPQLHQDIETVISKPFSVFQSAVNRSNIALSVKFMAQFEDKIDWLLNFLEESGPTIVYVSSKKVGLMLAERIYEAGYLTGLYHGDLSYQERQTVQHQFLNDDIKIIVATSAFGMGINKPNIRSIVHFHAPYSPSNYIQEIGRAGRDGKESQAILLYHVDDQFLMENLMKSNEIDVTDLHLYSQAELIDEVKKEMLDTLTQSFSLETLKTIFVKQAHLKMHAYRYMMHFIMTQQCRRSAILKYFDTYETQYHHCCDFCDNIQSIKEKNSKKVKRQLNYVEKLESLLE
- a CDS encoding LysM peptidoglycan-binding domain-containing protein; the protein is MSKDNFKDDFERNRQEIKPNHKEQSNHHEEAEPSSFKTNDEKQHFPPRNASRRHRKRDIGTSSEKTGHNDDNDQQQEHQKSKRPGLLGGIVNKNQESQQPPTTERGEKIRDYAKEAHHTSNKNNDQHENRNDGKPEHHGGRHREQIHTDKENYQYDDKPERIGATNTDAKHHHDTNQKHDSNTPKNTRENAQQHRRDAKYDNAQQGGKDKKAAAGVGAAGVAGAAAKHHHDKKQHNDHDVNQKRDSKTSQDKRDHVQQQPHNKKPDNAQRDGNGKKVAAGVGAAGVAGAAAKHHHDKKQHNNHDVQRDNRQHDGKGKKAAAGVGAVGATGAAAKHHTNATDTHHEHHDKDPKNKRGLKRLLPLIAALLLLGALAIFGGMYLFNQHSDDSHDKNQNTELAKKDDSKGKASNDSEKAEKDAEKDKDANKEKSTEENKTSEDTNTTNDQNENANDQNHSNHAQSGLNQQQGQTQQNPQNQQNNGGHTHTVSGNENLYRIAIRYYGNGSPENVEKIRRANGISGNNINNGQNLIIP
- the ypdA gene encoding bacillithiol disulfide reductase YpdA, with amino-acid sequence MIKVESIIVGGGPCGLSAAIEQKKKGIETLIIEKGNVVNAIYHYPTHQTFFSSSDKLSIGDVPFTVEELKPRRNQALVYYREVVKHHQLNINAFEEVLTVRKIDNHFTITTTKNVYQCRFLTIATGYYGQHNTLEVEGATLPKVMHYFKEAHPYFDQDVVIIGGKNSAVDAAIELEKAGARVTVIYRGADYSPSIKPWILPNFDSLVRRDNIKMHFNSNVTKITEDTVTFETNGNETTIQNDYVFAMIGYHPDYEFLNSIGIETCTNEYGTAPIYNKDTYETNVPNCYIAGVIAAGNDANTIFIENGKYHANYIAHDILAKKQAPLES
- a CDS encoding asparaginase, which translates into the protein MKTLLVIHTGGTISMSEDESNRVLTNDENPIAQHHNLIEKYAIVEEVMPFNLPSPHITLAHVKQLKSIIEEKAETAQYDGFIITHGTDTLEETAYLLDLTIKTRKPVILTGAMRSSNEIGSDGLYNFISAIRVAIHDDAHDKGVMVVFNDEIHTARNVTKTHTSNTNTFQSPNHGPLGVITKSGILFHHKPYRQNVFSNIDNTLNVPLIKAHMGMGSEMLVYYANQNVEGIVIEALGQGNLPPTAMAGLNHCLDKQIPIVLVSRSFNGIVSAVYAYEGGGHQLQNKGVIFSNGLNGPKARLKLLVALSNQLSQENMRTYFNQ
- the cmk gene encoding (d)CMP kinase; protein product: MTAINIALDGPAAAGKSTIAKRVAAKLSMIYVDTGAMYRAITYHYLQNKSSFTDFKTLISNIQLELKYDEEKGQRVWLQNEDITEQLRENDVTENVSYVASIEEVRTFLVDYQQKLAKEKGIVMDGRDIGTTVLPNAELKVYMIASVEERAMRRLKDNEQRGIASTYEQLKKDIADRDAYDMNRAISPLKKAEDAIEIDTTGLTIEEVTNQIISLANEAIQNA
- the rpsA gene encoding 30S ribosomal protein S1, with the translated sequence MTEEFNESMINDIKEGDKVTGEVQQIEDKHVVVHVNGGKFNGIIPISQLSTHHIDNADEVVKVGDEIGAYVTKIEIDEENESGSYILSKRQLEEEKSYEFLQEKLDNNETIEAKVTEVVKGGLVVDVGQRGFIPASLISTDFIEDFSDYEGKVLELKVEELDPSNNRVILSRKAVEAEENAKKKEELLKSIKAGDVIEGKVARLTNFGAFIDLGGVDGLVHVSELSHEHVKSPEEVVTIGETVKVKVRSVEQDSERISLSIKETLPSPFESIQEKYNEGDIVDGKVMRLASFGAFIEIDKGLQGLVHISEISHKHIGTPNEVLEPGQDVKVKILGINPEEERISLSIKAAQPEEETNEASEETTQSYTQAAEDENENNPTLGDVFGDKLKDLNL